Part of the Streptomyces sp. NBC_01264 genome, CCGAGGCGTCCGTGACCGTGATGCGGTTGCCCGCCGTGCGGTGCAGGCGGGTGACCGCCGGACGCGGGGTGCCCCCGTGCAGGGAGGACAGGGAGGTGCCCTGGGCCCAGTGCACGATCTTCTCGGGCTCGCGGTCCCACATGCGCAGCGGGAGCTGCTGCGAGCCGCCCACGATGCCGCGGTGGTGGTCGTCGGCCTCGGTGTAGACGACGCGCAGGATCTCCAGGATCGAGTTCGGGAAGTCGGTGTCCCAGCCGCCCGTGCCGAAGCCGACCTGGCCGAAGATCTCGCGCTTGCGGAAGGACTTGAAGGCCTCGGACTTGCAGAGGAACCCGTAGAAGGTCTCGTCGTCGAGCTTCTCGACGAGCTTCGCCCAGATCTCCCGGATGCGCGGGACGTCCCGCTCGCGCATCGCGGTGTTCATGTCGGAGAAGTCGGCGCCCTCGTCCAGGCAGGCGTTCCACGCGGCGGAGACGTCGCGGTAGACCTGCGGGAGGTCGGCGATGGTCTCGGCGTAGTGGGTCTCGCCCTTGAGGTCGACCACCGTCGAGGGGGTGGCCTCGGCGAGCGGGTTCGGGAAGGGCTCGGTGACCAGGCCGACGAGGTCGATGTAGTGCTGGAGGGCCGTGGAGGACGGCGGGAAGCGCATGGCGCCCATCTCCGCGGTCAGTTCCTCGGTGCCCGCTCCCTCGAAGCCGACGGTGCGCAGCCGGCCGCCGATCTGGTCGGCCTCGTAGATGACGGGCTTGAGGCCCATCTTCATCAGCTCGTAGGCGGAGATGATGCCGGACAGCCCGCCGCCGATGACGGCGACCTCGGTGCCGTGCTCGGTCGCCGGTATCTGCCCGAGGCCCGCCGGGTGGGCCAGGAAGTCGTCGTACGCGTAGGGGAAGTCCGGGCCGAACATCGTGATCGGCAGCGCGCCGTCGCTGTGCGGGACGGCGGTGGTGGGCACCGTGGACGTCATGGGGTACGACTCCTAGCGGGGTGGGGCAGGGGGAAGGGCGAGCGGGAGGGGAGGCGACGGCGGGCGCGGGGCCGCGGTCAGACGAGCGAGGCGTACAGCCCGGGGCGCCGGTCGCGCAGGTACGGGTTGGTCTCGCGCGAGACGCGCAGCAGCTCGGGGTCGGCCTCGCCGAACACCAGCTCCTCGCCGCGTCCGGCCCTGGTCCGGGTGACCCCGTCGGGGCTCGCCAGGCAGCTGAGTCCGACGAACTCGAACTCGCCTTCCGGGCCGGTGCGGTTGACGTACGCGATGTACATCTGGTTCTCGAAGGCCCGTACGGGGACCAGCTGTTCGGCGACGAACTGGAACGGGTGCATCTGCGCGGTCGGCACCAGGAGGAGGTCGGTGCCGGCGAGCGCGTGCGCCCGGACGTTCTCGGGGAACTCCACGTCGTAGCAGATCATCACGCCGACGCGCAGGCCACCGAGGTCCGCCTGGACCACCGGGGTGTCGCCGGGGGTGAAGGCCGCCTGCTCGAAGCAGCCGAAGAGGTGGGTCTTGCGGTAGTTCGCGAGCCGTTCCCCGTCGGGGCCGACGAGCTGCGCCGCGTTGTAGACGGCCTCGCCGTCGCGCTCGGGGTAGCCGTAGAGCACGGCCAGCCCGTGGCGGCGGGCGATCTCGCCGATGGCGCGGGCGGACATGCCGTCGGCCGGTTCGGCGAGCCGGGCGATGTCCTCGATCTCCAGCGCGTAGCCGGTGAGGAACATCTCCGAGGTCACGAGGAGTCCGGCCCCCGCCTGTGCGGCGCGGGCCGCGGCCTCGTCGAGCGCCTTCAGGTTGTCGGCGGTGTCGCCGAGCCGTCCGGAACTCTGGAGGAGGGCGGTGCGCAGCGGGGGCATGGGCGAACCTCTGTGGCAGGAGGGGTGGGGGTCCCTAAACGGTACGTTCGCGCGTTCGACCGGGACAAGGTGTGACCGTTGCGCTCCGCGCATCGATTCGTTGCGCATCGGAGGGAGAAGGCGGCGATTCGTTGCGCGAAGGCCGTACGAACGGTCCGAAAGGCCTTTTCGTGAGGTCTACCGGCCCGGGCGGAAGGCCGGGTGCACGCTCAGCCTGCGCAGGTCTTCCAGGATGTCGGGAGCGTGGTTGGAGACCACCCGGCCGCTCCAGCCGTCGCAGAGCGCGGGGACGGTGAGGGTGCCGTCGTGATCGTGCCCGGCGGCCTCGTAGGCGCGGCGCAGCGCCTCGTGCCCGGCGGGGTCGGAGCCGGGCCGCAGGACGGTCAGCGCCACGGTGTCCCGCAGGCCCAGGTCGGCGAAGGCGGCGGTGACGCCGAGGCAGCTCGGACAGTCGTCGGCGGCGACGTAGAGCCGGTACCGGTGCGGTTCCGGCGAGAATCCGGTCCCGATCCGGCCCCGCAGGAGGGCGGCCCGGCCGCGGCTCCGGGTCGGGACGGGGGGCTGCGCAGGGGCCTGGACAGGGATCTGGACATGGGTCTGCACGGGCGTCGTGGGCATGGGTCTCCTCGGTCTGTGTGCGTACGTGCGTGCGTGCTCGGCGGGCCTCAGGAGGCCGGGGCCGTGGCACTGCAGACGCGGAGGAGATCTATGTGCAGCCTGCGGGTGAGCCAGGAGCGGCGCAGCGGGGAGGTGGTGGAGGAGGGTGTGGTGAGCTGATCCACCGGGCCCCCTTCCTGTCCGCGCCCGCATTAGGCTGGCGTTCGCAGTCTCACGGCACCGCCGGGGGCCGTCAAGACCGCCCGCACGAGTGCCTGAGCGAGTGCCTGCTCGGGTGCCTGAGCGAGTGCTGCTCGGGTGCTTGCCCGGGCGCCCGCGCCCGATGGAAGGAAACTCCCGCCCATGTCCCGCGAGTCCCGGCCCGACGCAGTCCTCGACAACCCCGTCTGGGCCGCGCTCGGCGGCCCGCACCGGGGTTTCGCCGAGCTCGGTCCCGCCGGACTCGCCGCCCGGTACCCGGCCGGAGTGTCACCCTTCGCCGCGCTCCACGACCCGGAGGACCCGCGGGCCTGGGCGGACCTGGCCGAGCTCGTCGGCCCCGGCCGGGAGGTCTGGGTGACCGGGCTGCCGACCCCGCCCGCGGGCTGGGAGACCCTGATGTCGATACCGGGCGTGCAGCTCGACGGCCGGGCGGTGCCCGGCAAGGAGGAGCCGGAGGCGGTCCCGCTGGGGCCCGCCGACGTGGCGGAGATGCTGGAGCTGGTCGAGCTGACCCGGCCCGGCCCGTTCGGAGACCGCACCGTCGAGCTGGGCACGTACCTCGGGATCCGCCGGGGCGGCCGGCTCGTCGCGATGGCGGGCGAGCGGATGCGGCCGCCGGGCTGGTCGGAGATCAGCGCGGTGTGCACGCACCCCGACCACCGTGGCCAGGGGCTCGCCGGGCGGCTGATCCGTGCGGTCGCGGCCGCCGTGGAGGAGCGCGGGGACACCCCCTTCCTGCACGCCGCGGCGCAGAACACCTCGGCCGTGGGGCTGTACCTCTCGATGGGCTTCACCCTGCGCCGCGAGCCGGTGTTCATCGGGCTTCGCACGCCCGACACGAAGGCTTAACACGGATTGACATTCCACCCGTTGTGGCCCGGTCCCCGCTGATCTAGCGTCGGAAGGACGACCGGGAGCACGAGACGAAGGGGGTGGCCCGGCATGACCGTTCGCACCGCGGGTGACGCCCTCACCCCCCGCCGTGCCGTCCATCTGCACTCCCGCGCGCACATCGACCTGCTGCGCGTCGCCGGCTCCCTCTGTCGTTCCTGATCAGCGTTCCGCAGCCCGCGTCCCGCGCCCTGCGTCCGCGCCCCGCGTCCCGCGAGCCCTTCCGTCCTTCGCCGCGCCGCCCGATCAGGAGGCCGTTCCGCCATGCCCGTGCACCCTTCTCCCTCCGCTTCCCCCTCCCCCGCGCTCCACCTCGCCGTGGCCCTCGACGGGGCGGGCTGGCATCCCGCCGCCTGGCGCGAACCGGGGGCCGGCGCCGACCGGTTGTTCACCGCCGGCTACTGGGCCGCGCTCGTCGCCGAGGCGGAGGCCGGGCTGCTGGACTTCGTCACCTTCGAGGACTCACTGAGCCTGCAGTCCACCGATCCGGCGGGGCCCGACGGCCGCACCGACCTGGTGCGGGGCCGGCTCGACGCGGTGCTGGTCGCCGCCCGGGTGGCGCCGCTCAGCCGGCACATCGGGCTGGTCCCGAGCGTGGTGGCCACCCACACCGAGCCCTTCCACGTCTCCAAGGCGCTCGCCACCCTGGACTACGTGAGCCGCGGGCGCGCCGGGCTGCGCATCCAGGTCTCCGAACGCCCGGACGAGGTAGGCCACTTCGGGCGCCGTACGGCACCCCTGGACCCGGCGGAGCTGTACGCGGAGGCCGCCGACCACGTCGAGGTGGTGCGCCGGCTGTGGGACAGCTGGGAGGACGACGCCGAGATCCGGGACGCGGCCACCGGGCGGTTCATCGACCGCGCCAAACTGCACTACATCGACTTCGAGGGCCCCCGATTCAGCGTGAAGGGCCCCTCCATCACCCCCCGGCCGCCCCAGGGCCTGCCCCCGGTCAGCGCACTGGCCTCCGACACCGCCGTGTACCCCTTCCTCGCCCGGTCCGCCGACATCGGCTACGTGACGGCGCGCGATGCCGGCGAGGTCCGCGCCGCCGTCGCCGCGCTCCCCGCCACCCCGCACCTGTTCGGCGAGCTGACGGTCTTCCTCGACGAGCGGCAGGCCACGGCGGAGCGACGGCTCCAGCGGCTGGACGCCGCGCACGGGGCCGCGTACACGAGTGACAGCCGCGTCTTCGCGGGGACCGCGGCGGACCTCGCCGACCTGCTGCTGGAGTGGCGGGAGGCCGGGCTGACCGGCTTCCGGCTGCGGCCGGGCGTCCTCGCCCACGACCTGCCGGCGATCACCCGCGGCCTGGTCCCGGAGCTCCAGCGGCGCGGGGTCTTCCGGCGGTCCTACGAGGCCTCCTCGCTCCGCGGCCTGCTGGGGCTGGCGCGCCCGGCGAACCGGTACGCCGCCGCCGCTTCCCTCACTTCCCCCGCCGCCTGATTCCCCAGGAAGGACCGACAGCAGTCATGAGCAAGCCGCTCAAGCAGATCCATCTCGCAGCGCACTTCCCCGGGGTCAACAGCACCACCGTGTGGAGCGACCCGGCCGCCGGGAGCCAGATCGACTTCGATTCCTTCGTCCATTTCGCGCGGACCGCCGAGCGCGCGAAGTTCGACTTCCTCTTCCTCGCCGAGGGCCTGCGCCTACGCGAACAGGGCGGCGAGATCTACGACTTGGACGTCGTGGGCCGCCCGGACACCTTCACCGTGCTGGCGGCGCTCGCCGCCGTCACCGAGCACCTCGGGCTGACCGGCACCATCAACTCCACCTTCAACGAACCGTACGAGGTGGCCCGCCAGTTCGCCTCCCTGGACCATCTGTCGGGGGGCCGCGCCGCCTGGAACGTGGTCACCTCCTGGGACGCCTTCACCGGCGAGAACTTCCGGCGCGGCGGCTTCCTGCCGCGCGAGGAACGCTACGAGCGGGCAAGGGAGTTCCTCGACACCGCCCACGAGCTCTTCGACTCCTGGGACGGCGGCGAGATCCTCGCCGACCCGGCCTCCGGGGAGTTCCTGCGCGACGCGGGCCCCGGCGCCTTCGCCCACGGGGGCAAGCAGTTCGACATCTCCGGGCACTTCAACGTGCCGCGCAGCCCGCAGGGGCGGCCGGTGATCTTCCAGGCGGGCGATTCGGACGAGGGCCGGGAGTTCGCCGCGGCCTCCGCGGACGCCATCTTCGGCCGGTACCGCACGCTGGAGGAGGGCCGCGTCTTCTACGCGGACGTGAAGGGGCGCCTGCCCCGGTACGGACGCACCCCCGACGAGCTGAAGATCCTGCCGGCGGCGAGCTTCGTGCTCGGCGACACCGACGCCGAGGCGCGGGAACTGGCCCACGAGGTACGGCTCCAGCAGGTCAGCGGGGCGACCGCGATCAAGTACCTGGAGCACGTGTGGAACCGGGACCTGTCCGGCTACGACCCGGACGGGCCGCTGCCGGAGGTCGATCCCGAGCCCGGTGAGAACACCATCGCGCTGGGGCGGGCGAGCGTGCGCATGAACGGGGACCCGCTGGCCGTGGCGCGGGAGTGGCGGGAGCTGGCCGCCGCCGAGGGCCTGTCGATCCGGGAGCTGATGATACGGACGACCGCCCGGCAGTCCTTCGTCGGCTCGCCCCTCACCGTCGCGCAGTCCATCGACGCCCTGGTCCAGGCGGACGCGGCCGACGGTTTCATCCTGGTCCCGCACCTGACGCCCGGCGGGCTCGACGCCTTCGCGGACACCGTGGTCCCGCTGCTCCAGGAGCGCGGGGTGTTCCGCCGCGAGTACGCGGGCCCGACGCTGCGCGACCACCTCGGGCTGGCCGCGCCGCGCGCGCTCGCCCCGGTCCGCGGCTGAAGAGCGCGGACCCGCAGACCCGAATCCGAAGTCGCACCAGAGAAGGGGCCACACCATGCCCGGTATCCCGCTCGGGGTCCTCGACCTCATCCCGATCCCGTCCGGCTCCACGGCGGCCGACGCCCTGCGCTCCACCGTCGACCTGGCCCGGCAGGCGGAGCGGTTCGGGTACGCCCGCTACTGGTTCGCCGAGCACCACCTGAATCCGGGGGTCGCGGGGACCTCGCCCTCCGTCGTGCTGGCACTGACCGCCTCGGCCACCTCCACGATCCGGATCGGCTCGGGGGCGGTCCAACTGGGGCACCGCACGGCCCTGTCCACGGTCGAGGAGTTCGGCCTGCTGGACGCCGTGCACCCCGGGCGGATCGACCTCGGCCTGGGCCGCTCGGCGGGCGGTCCGCCCCCGCGCCGCGCCGGGGCCGAGCCGCCGGTGGCGTACACCACGGCGAACGGGCTGCGCATACCGAAGCCGTTCTCCTGGGCCCACCTGCGCGATCACCCGCGCATCGCGCTCCAGAACCGGCTGCTCCAGCTGCCGGGCGCCACGCCGCAGGAGTACGCCGAGCAAGTGGGCGACGTACTGGCCCTGTTGCGCGGGGAGTACCGCTCACCCGAGGGGGTGGAGGGGCGCGCCGTGCCCGGGGAGGGTGCCGAGGTACAGGTGTGGATCCTGGGCAGCAGCGCGGGGGTGAGCGCGGAGACGGCCGGGGCGGGCGGGCTGCGGTTCACGGCCAACTACCACGTGAGCCCGGCGAGCGTGCTGGAAGCGTCCGAGGCCTACCGGGCGGCCTTCAAGCCCTCGGCGGAGCCGGGCGGGCTGGACCGGCCGTACCTGAGCGTGTCCGCCGACGTGGTGGTGGCTCCGGACGACGACGAGGCCCGGGAGCTGGCCGCCGGGTACGCGCCCTGGGTGCACAGCATCAGGTCGGGCGAAGGCGCGATCCCCTTCCCTTCGCCCGGGGAGGCCCGGGCACTGACCCGGGACTGGTCGGCGGCCGACCACGAGCTGGTCGCGGACCGGGTGGAGACCCAGTTCGCCGGTTCCCCGGCCACCGTCGCCGACGCGCTGGAGCGGCTGTGGGAGGCGACCGGCGCGGACGAGCTGCTGATCACCACGATCACGCACGGGCACACCGACCGGGTGCGCTCGTACCGGCTGCTGGCCGGGGAGTGGGCCCGCCGGGGGCACCTGCGCCCGTAGGGGCGGCTCGGGGAGGCGGGAAGGAGGCCGGCGGGGAAGGAAGGCCGGCGGGAAGGCGGGGATGCGCCCGGCCGGGGTTTGGTGCCGTGCGGAGCGGTCACACGCGCAGGGAAACCTTCCGGCGACCGCAGCGCGAAAGGAACCGTCATGACCCACAGGGCCTCCAGGGCCGCCACGACCTCTGCGCCCCCTGCTCCGGCGACTCCCCGGATATCGGCCGGCGCGGCCCGGCTGCCCGGTCCGGCCCCCCACCACTGGCAGTGGCAGATGCGCGCGGCCTGCCGCGCACTCGGCTCGAACCGGTTCTTCCACCCCGCGGGCGAGCGGGGCGAGGACCGGGAGGAGCGCGACGCGGCGGCGAAGCGGATCTGCGCCGACTGCCCGGTGCGCGCCGCGTGCCTGGAGCACGCCCTGCGCACGCGGGAGCCGTACGGGGTGTGGGGCGGCCTGACCGAGGAGGAGCGCCGCGCGCTGCTCGTCCGCTCCCGCAGGACCGGCAGGAGCCCGGCCGCCCTCGCGGCCGCGGCGGCCACCGCGCCGGAGGGACGGACCGGGCGGAGCGGACCGGCTACGCGGGCGCGCCGGAAGTGAAGCGGCGCAGGAGCGGGGAGAGGACGAGCACGGACTTGGTGCGCTCCACGAAGGGCTCGCCCGCGATCCGCTCCAGGACCCGCTCGAAGTGCCTCATGTCGGAGGCGAAGATCTGGACGAGGGCGTCCGCGTCGCCGGTGACGGTCGACGCGGACACCACCTCGGGGTAGCGCTCCAGCCCCCGCCGGATGTCGTCCGGCGAGGTGTTGTGGCGGCAGTACATCTCGATGAAGCCCTCGGTCTCCCAGCCCATCGAGGCGGGGTCCACGCGGACGGTGAAGCCGGTGATGGCTCCTTCGGCGCGCAGCCGGTCCACACGCCGCTTGACGGCGGGGGCCGAGAGTCCGACCTCGGAGCCGATGTCCGCGAAGGAGCGGCGGGCGTCCTTGGCGAGGGCGTGCACGATGCGTTCGTCGAGATCGTTCAGTCGCACTGCGCGTGGATCACTTCTCTGCTGCGGCCGGTTCTACAGCGGCCAGACGGGAGCGGCGGATGCCGTACTGGAAGTAGATCACGAGCCCGACGGCCATCCAGCCACCGAAGACGATCCAGGTGGCGGTGTCCAGGCTGAACATCATGTAGGCGCAGGCGAGCAGACCCAGGATCGGCGTGACGGGGAAGAGCGCCACCTTGAAGGTGCGCGGCATGTCCGGGCGGGTCCTGCGCAGGATGACGACGGCGACGTTGACGAGGCCGAAGGCGAAGAGGGTGCCGATGCTGGTGGCGTCCGCCAGCTTGCCCAGCGGGATGAAGGCCGCGAGCGTCCCGCAGAAGAGGGAGACGATGACCACGTTGGCGCGGGGGGCGCCGCTCTTCGCGTCGACCCGGGCGAAGACCTTGGGCACGAGGCCGTCGCGGGACATGGCGAAGAGGATGCGGGTCTGTCCGTAGAGGACGGCGAAGACGACGGAGGCGATGGCCACGACGGCGCCGGCGGCCAGGACGACGCCCCAGAAGGTGTGGCCGGAGACGTCGGTCATGATCTGGGCGAGCGCGGCCTCGGTGCCCTCGAAGTCCTGCCACGGCATGGCGCCGACGGCGACGAAGGCGACGAGGACGTAGAGCACGGTCACGATCAGCAACGAGAGCATGATCGCGCGGGGCAGGTCGCGCTTGGGGTTCTTCGCCTCTTCACCGGCGGTGGAGGCGGCGTCGAAGCCGATGTACGAGAAGAAGAGCGTGGCGGCGCCGGCGCTGATGCCGGTGATGCCGAGCGGCGCGAGCGGGGCGTAGTTGCCGGCCTTGATGCCCATGAAGCCGATGCCGATGAAGAGCAGCAGGGTGACGATCTTCACGCCGACCATGATCGAGTTGATCCGGGCGCTCTCCTTGGCGCCGCGCATCAGGAAGACCATGGCGAGCAGGACGACGACCAGTGCCGGCAGGTTGATGAAGCCGCCTTCACCGAGCGGGGCCGAGACCCCGTCGGGGATGGTGACGCCTATGGTCCCGTCGAGGAGCTCGTTGAGGTACTCGCCCCAGCCGACGGCGACGGCCGCGACGGAGACCCCGTACTCCAGGACCAGGCACCAGCCGCAGACCCAGGCGACGAGCTCGCCCATGGTGGCGTACGAGTACGAGTACGAGGATCCGGAGACCGGCACCGAGCCGGCCAGCTCCGCGTAGGAGAGGGCCGAGAACAGGGCGGTCAGGCCCGCGATGACGAAGGAGATCGTGACGGCGGGGCCGGCCTTGGGGGCCGCGGTGCCGAGGACGACGAAGATGCCGGTGCCGAGCGTCGCGCCGATGCTGATCATCGTCAGCTGCCACATAGTGAGCGAGCGGCGCAGGGAGCCGCCCTCGCCCTGGCCGCCCTCGGCGACCAGCTGCTCCACCGGCTTGCGGCGCAGCAGGGGGTGGACCGCTTTGGGGCGCTCGGGGGTGAGCGGTGGCGCCTGGCCGTGATCGAGCACGAGGGGACTCCTTTGTCACTGCGGGTGGGGTTTCAGGCGTCGACCGCAGCGGTCCGGAGCAGGAGCAGGCCGAGAGGGCCTGGGCATGGGGGACCGCCGAGCAGGCGGTCCACGCCACTCCACGTACAGCGAGTGAGCCTACGAGCTGAGTGATACCGCCCGTAATGCACCATCCTTGCACATTGACGACTGATCGTTGCGCGGATCTGTCCTGGATGGTCCTTTGTTGCGCGGGGATGATCGATCAGTGCGCAAGCGACCTCGACCGGCATTCTTGACACTTCGTCAGATCTGCCGCAGCGTGCGGCCATGGACCTGGACGTGCTCTACGAGATCGACGTACCGCGGCCCTGGCGGGGAGCCCACCCGCACGGCCAGCGGGCCGCCGAGCAGCGCGCCTACCGGGAGGCGGTGGAGCAGATCCGGCTCGCCGACCGGATGGGCTTCCGTACCGTCTGGGCGGTCGAACACCACTTCCGCGAGGGCCGCTCCCACTGCCCGGCCCCCGAGGTGCTCCTCGGACACCTGGCCGGACTCACCGAGCGGATCCGGCTGGGCTTCGGCGTGACCCTGACCCCCTTCGCCTTCACCCCGCCGCAGCGCATCGCGGAGAAGGTCGCCACCGTCGACGTGCTCTCCGGCGGCCGGGTGGAATGGGGCACCGGCCGGTCCACGCCCATGGAGCAGGCGGCCTTCGGCGTGGATCGGGAGAAGTCCCGCGACGACTGGCGCGAGGCCATAGAAATCGTGACCGGAATGTGGCGCGAGGAGTACTTCGCGTACGAGTCGGAGCGCTTCACCTTCCCGCGCCGCATGGTCACCCCCAAACCCGTGCAGGATCCGCACCCGCCCGCCTGGATGGCGGCCACCTCCCCCGGCTCGGCGGAGGTCGCGGGCGCGCACGGCCTCGGGCTGCTCTCCTTCTCGATCATGCAGCCGCTGGAGGCGATGGCCGCCCAAGTGGCCGCCTACCGGGCCGCGGCCGCCGCCCCCAGTCCCCTCACCGACGTCACCACGGACCGGGTCGCGGCCTACACCCTGGTCCACGCCACCGGGCCGCGCGCCGAGCCGGGTCCGCGGGTCTGGGAGTCGGTCGCCTGGTGGTACTCCAACCTCGCGCGGTTCACGCTGGACTGGGAGCTGCCCCACCTGAGCCCCGAGGAGCGGGAGCGGACCTTCCCGCTGCTCACGCCGATCCTCGAAGGGAACCTACCCGTACGGGAGTTCAGCGACGGGGACATGATCCTCATCGGGGACGCGGAGACGATCGTCGCCAAGGCCAAGCGGTACGCGGACCTCGGCGTCGACCAGCTCATCTGCTACGTCCAGTGGGGGTACCTGGAACACCGCGAGATCCTGCGGACCCTGGAGATCCTGGGCAAGGAAGTCATCCCGGAGCTGGCCCGGTACACGCCCCGCAAGGCCTCCGCGTGAGCGACGGCCCCGACACCGTCGCGGACACCTCCCCCGACACCTCCCCCGTCCCCGACTACGCCGCCCTGCACCGCCTCGACGGCCGCGCCCTCGTCCTGCTCGGCGCCGGCAACGGCATCGGCCGCCAGACCGCCCACGCGCTGGCCGCGGGCGGCGCGCACGTGCTGTGCGTGGACGTGGACGAGGAGCGGGCCCGGGCGGTCGCCGCCGAGACCGGGGGCGTCCCGTACGCCGCCGACGTCACGCGGCGCGAGGCCGTACGGGAGCTCTTCGCCTCGGCGCCGGGACTGCTCGGCGGCCGTCCGGTCGGCGGGGTCGTCGACATCGTCGGCATGGCCCGGTACGCGGCGCTGCCCGAGCTGGACGACTCCGGCTGGGACTGGCACTTCGACCTGGTGCTGCGGCACGCCTGGCTGGCCGTCCAGTACGGCGGCGAGGCCGTCGCGGCGGCCGGCGGCGGACCGCTGGTCTTCGTCGCCTCCGTCTCCGGGCTGACCGCGGCCCCGCTGCACGCCGCCTACGGGGCCGCGAAGGCCGGCCTGATGTCGTTGGTGCGCTCGGCGGCGGTAGAGCTGGGTCCGCGCGGGGTACGGGTGAACGCGGTGGCACCGGGGGTGGTGTGGACCCCGCGGGTCGCCGCCCTGCTGGGTCCCGAGGGGCGCCGGCTCAACGCGGAGAACGCTCCGCTGGGCCGGGTCGCGGAGACCCGGGACATCGCGGCCGCGCTGTACTTCCTGGCGTCGCCGCAGTCCTCGTACATGACGGGCCAGACGCTGGTGGTGGACGGCGGCGTCGGCGTGAAGTTCCCGTACCCGACGGTCGGAGGCGCACGATGAGCACACGGGAAGCCGGACCGGACGCGGGCCCGGACGCGTCCTCGGCCGCGCACGCCCCCACGCACACCGACGCGGACGCCGGGCCCTGGCTGGACCCCGCCCCCTTCCTGCGCGGTGTGGCCTGGCTGGACGGGGGCCGCCCCGTGCGGGCCGACCCGGCCGACACCATGCGGCTGCCCTGGGACACCGGCGAGCGGGCCACCCTGCCCATCGGGGTGCGCCTGGAGTTCAGCGCGCCCGGCACCCGTGCGGTGGAGATCCACTACCGGGCGACCGTGCCCGGCCCCACCGACGCGCTGCGCGACCTCGCGCACGGATTCGCCCTGTGGGACCGGCACGGGGTGGTCTGCGAGCTGTACACCGAACCGGCTGCCGAGGCCGTCGTACGCCTCGAACTGCCGGGCATTTCCGGCCCGTTCACCATCCACCCGCCCGAGACCCAGTCCCCGCTGATCCTCGGCCTGCGCGGGATCGGCGGCCCGCTCGCCCCCGCACCGCCCACCACCCGCTGGGTGGTGCACGGCGACTCCATCACCGAGGGCTGGTGGTCCACCCGTCCCGCGCACGGCTGGCCCTCGGTGGCCGGGCGCTCGCTCGGCTGGGACACCGTCAACCTCGGCTACGCGGGCGCCGCGCGCGGGGAGCTGGCCTGCGCCGAGCAGATCGCCGGACTCCCCGCCGACGCCCTCACCCTCGCCTTCGGCACCAACTGCTGGTCCCGCGTGCCGTTTTCGGCCCCCCTGCTGTACGAGACCACCCGCGCGTTCCTCGAACTGGTCCGCCAGGGCCACCCCCGGACCCCGCTGCTCCTCCTCTCCCCCGTGCTGCGCCCCGACGCGGAGCGCACCCCCAACAAGCTGGGCGCCACCCTGGGCGCCCTGCGGGACGCAATGGAGCGCGCCACCCGGGAGCGGATCGCCGCCGGGGACGAGCGGCTGGTGCTGCTGCCGGGGCGGGAGGTGCTGGGCCCCGAGCACTTGGCGGACGGTCTGCACCCCAATGACGCGGGACACCGCACGCTCGGCCTCGCTGTGGCCACGGCCATGAGGCGGGCCGGGTTCGACCTGGGGTGAGTGAAACAGCCCACATCGGAGGAATTGAACAGATCGGCTCCGGCACGTCGTGTCCTGCACAAGTTGCCGCCGCTCCACTCCGCTCGGACGGACGAAAGCCGCGGCGCAGGCAGGGACACACACGTGGGAGAGATCAACATGGGCATCAAGCGCGGAACCACCCTGGCGGCCGTGGCGGCCGTCGTCGCACTCACCGCGACCGCGTGCGGCGGGAG contains:
- a CDS encoding NtaA/DmoA family FMN-dependent monooxygenase (This protein belongs to a clade of FMN-dependent monooxygenases, within a broader family of flavin-dependent oxidoreductases, the luciferase-like monooxygenase (LMM) family, some of whose members use coenzyme F420 rather than FMN.), which gives rise to MSKPLKQIHLAAHFPGVNSTTVWSDPAAGSQIDFDSFVHFARTAERAKFDFLFLAEGLRLREQGGEIYDLDVVGRPDTFTVLAALAAVTEHLGLTGTINSTFNEPYEVARQFASLDHLSGGRAAWNVVTSWDAFTGENFRRGGFLPREERYERAREFLDTAHELFDSWDGGEILADPASGEFLRDAGPGAFAHGGKQFDISGHFNVPRSPQGRPVIFQAGDSDEGREFAAASADAIFGRYRTLEEGRVFYADVKGRLPRYGRTPDELKILPAASFVLGDTDAEARELAHEVRLQQVSGATAIKYLEHVWNRDLSGYDPDGPLPEVDPEPGENTIALGRASVRMNGDPLAVAREWRELAAAEGLSIRELMIRTTARQSFVGSPLTVAQSIDALVQADAADGFILVPHLTPGGLDAFADTVVPLLQERGVFRREYAGPTLRDHLGLAAPRALAPVRG
- a CDS encoding LLM class flavin-dependent oxidoreductase yields the protein MPGIPLGVLDLIPIPSGSTAADALRSTVDLARQAERFGYARYWFAEHHLNPGVAGTSPSVVLALTASATSTIRIGSGAVQLGHRTALSTVEEFGLLDAVHPGRIDLGLGRSAGGPPPRRAGAEPPVAYTTANGLRIPKPFSWAHLRDHPRIALQNRLLQLPGATPQEYAEQVGDVLALLRGEYRSPEGVEGRAVPGEGAEVQVWILGSSAGVSAETAGAGGLRFTANYHVSPASVLEASEAYRAAFKPSAEPGGLDRPYLSVSADVVVAPDDDEARELAAGYAPWVHSIRSGEGAIPFPSPGEARALTRDWSAADHELVADRVETQFAGSPATVADALERLWEATGADELLITTITHGHTDRVRSYRLLAGEWARRGHLRP
- a CDS encoding WhiB family transcriptional regulator; translation: MTHRASRAATTSAPPAPATPRISAGAARLPGPAPHHWQWQMRAACRALGSNRFFHPAGERGEDREERDAAAKRICADCPVRAACLEHALRTREPYGVWGGLTEEERRALLVRSRRTGRSPAALAAAAATAPEGRTGRSGPATRARRK
- a CDS encoding Lrp/AsnC family transcriptional regulator; its protein translation is MRLNDLDERIVHALAKDARRSFADIGSEVGLSAPAVKRRVDRLRAEGAITGFTVRVDPASMGWETEGFIEMYCRHNTSPDDIRRGLERYPEVVSASTVTGDADALVQIFASDMRHFERVLERIAGEPFVERTKSVLVLSPLLRRFTSGAPA
- a CDS encoding amino acid permease; translated protein: MLDHGQAPPLTPERPKAVHPLLRRKPVEQLVAEGGQGEGGSLRRSLTMWQLTMISIGATLGTGIFVVLGTAAPKAGPAVTISFVIAGLTALFSALSYAELAGSVPVSGSSYSYSYATMGELVAWVCGWCLVLEYGVSVAAVAVGWGEYLNELLDGTIGVTIPDGVSAPLGEGGFINLPALVVVLLAMVFLMRGAKESARINSIMVGVKIVTLLLFIGIGFMGIKAGNYAPLAPLGITGISAGAATLFFSYIGFDAASTAGEEAKNPKRDLPRAIMLSLLIVTVLYVLVAFVAVGAMPWQDFEGTEAALAQIMTDVSGHTFWGVVLAAGAVVAIASVVFAVLYGQTRILFAMSRDGLVPKVFARVDAKSGAPRANVVIVSLFCGTLAAFIPLGKLADATSIGTLFAFGLVNVAVVILRRTRPDMPRTFKVALFPVTPILGLLACAYMMFSLDTATWIVFGGWMAVGLVIYFQYGIRRSRLAAVEPAAAEK